CTAATTCGATAGGATTTTTCTTTTTATTCTTTTTTTTCTGCTTATTTTTAGGTGGTGCAGCAAAACTAAAAATTACCATTAAAATGATAATCAATAACGATACTATTTTTTTCATGCAAGACTTATTAACAAGTTTTAAAAAGCAAAGGTAGTTTTTTATCGTAAATCTATATAATATTACAAATCAAAAATTGTCTAAATTATTTTTAAGTATGGAATACCAAATACAATTTAAAGAGCAAGCAGCTAAAAAAGTTTTATTAGAAGATGATAAAATTATAATTGATGATACACCTTTGGCTATTGATATGGTTCAGTTACACGAAAAAAAATACCATGCATTACTCAATAATCAGTCGTATAATATTAAAGTAGTAGCGATAGATACACAACAAAAAACCATTAGCTTAAAAGTAAACGAAACGGTTTACGAACTAACTGTAAAAAACGAATTAGATGCCTTGTTAGATAAAATGGGAATGTCGGTTCATGATAGTGATAAATTAGACGATATTAAAGCACCAATGCCTGGTTTGGTGTTGGATATTTTTGTAGAAGTTGGACAGGAAATTCAGAAAGGTGATAAAATTTTGGTGTTGGAAGCAATGAAAATGGAAAACATTTTAAAAGCAGATGGCAGCGGAATTGTAAAATCTATTTTGGTGAAACAGAAACAAGCAGTAGAAAAAAATCAGTTACTAATAGAAATTGAATAAAGATGCATTTAGTTGCCGAAGCAATAGAAAATTATATTGACCAACATACTTCTAACGAAGATGAGGTTTTAGCTACACTTAACAGACAAACACAAATAGATGTATTAATGCCACAAATGTTGTCTGGAAAAGTACAAGGCAAATTATTAACCATGTTGTCGATGATGCTACAACCAAAATGCATTTTAGAAATTGGAACTTTTACTGGTTATGCTACTATTTGTTTAGCTAAAGGTTTGCAAAAAGATGGTAAACTCATTACAATTGATGTTAATGAAGAGTTGGAAGATATGGTAAAATTATATGTAGAAAAAGCAAATCTATCTAGCAAAATAGAAATGAAAATTGGCGATGCTACTACAATTATTCCTACAATTAATGAAACTTTCGACTTGGTATTTATTGATGCCGACAAAAAAAACTATGGGAACTACTACGATTTAGTGTTTGATAAAGTAAGAAAAGGTGGTTTTATTTTGGTAGATAATGTATTGTGGAGTGGAAAAGTGGTTCAAGAAAATAAAGACAAAGATACATTGGCAATAGATTTGTTTAATAAAAAAGTAGCAGCAGACAATAGAGTAGAAGTAGTTATACTTTCTGTTAGAGATGGTATTAGTGTAATTAGAAAACTATAATATGATAAAATATATTAATTTTATATTGTTTTTATTGATGTTTATTTTGAGTGCAAAAGCACAAAATCTCAATCAAGATGTTATTAATTACATCAATCAATATAAAGACATTGCTATAGTAGAAATGAAAGTATATAAAATTCCAGCAAGTATTACATTAGCACAAGGTATTTTAGAATCAGCATTTGGCAAGAGCGAGTTAGCATTAAAATCAAACAATCATTTTGGTATAAAATGTAAAGTAGAATGGACAGGAAAAACTACTAAACATGATGATGATGCACCAAACGAGTGTTTTAGAGTGTATGATTCTGTAGAAGAATCGTACAGAGACCATTCTAAATTTTTAGCAGAACGCTCTCGTTATGCCAAACTTTTTACTTACGATATTAAAGATTACAAATCTTGGGCTTATGGTTTGAAAGAAGCAGGTTATGCTACCAATCCAAAGTATCCACAATTGTTAATTAAATATATAGAAGATTATAATTTATATGTTTTTGATGATGGAAATATTGCTAACGACAATATCTATGCTACTAAAAATGAGCCACAGTTTGAAGAAACAATAAACAAATCGCAACAAGAAATTTCTTTAATTGAAGAAACCAATAAAGTTTTAGAAGTAGAAGATGCTAGTACACATACAATAATTAAAAATAAGATTTATTCTGTTAATAATATCAAAGCAGTTAAACTACAAAAAGGACAGTCAGTACAATCTATTGCTAATAAAGAAAATATATCTTTATCTAAACTATTAGCTTATAATGATGCAAAATCAGTCAACGATTTTAAAGAAGATGATTTGGTATTTCTATCAAAGAAAAAGAAAAAAGGCAAACAACAATATTATAAAGTAAAAGCTGGAGACACACCTTGGAGCATCGCACAAAAAAATGGAATGAAATTAAAAAATCTTTTGAAGTACAATCATATAGCAGCGAATCAGTATCCAGCACCAAATGAAAAATTGTATTTGCAACGAAAATCACCTAAACAACCAAAGCTAACAGATAAAATTACAGTGCCAATTAATGTTCCTGAAAAAGAAATGCCAAAACCAGAAATAAAACAAGAGCAAGAAAAAATAAAAGAAACACCAAAAATCATTACAGAAAAAATACAAAGCAAACCAAGTGTTATGCCAAATGAGTTGTTGTTATTTAATATAGATAAAGATTATAATTCTACTAAAAAATCAACAACAGAAAATCAGTCAACAACAAATACTATTGTAGAAAATTCAAAAGCTATAGCAGAATATCACTTAGTTACAGTTGGCGATACTTTGTATAGCATTTCTAAAAAATACAATATTTCGGTAGAAGATTTAAAAACAATTAATGAATTAAGTAGTAATAGTATTGATTTAGGTCAAATATTAAAAATTAGAAAATAATTTGAAAACAATCACTGTTCACGACAAACAATTTTCTCGTTTTATTGCTAAAAAAGCAATTAAGCAGAAAGTGAAAGATATTGCAAAACAAATTAATAAAAAATATAAAAAAGAAAATCCAATATTTATAATTGTATTGCGTGGAGCATTTCCATTTGGAGCAGCTTTGGTTAATCAATTTAAACATTCTTGTCAAATTGAATTTGTACAACTCACTTCTTATCAAGGCATGCAGTCTACACAAAATATAAGCATGCAACAATCTTACAAAGACGAAATTTTAAAAAATAGAACCATTATCATTATTGAAGATATTGTTGATACAGGTTTTACAATGAATCACTTTATAACACACCTAAAAGATAAGCAATGCAAAAAAGTATATTTAGCAGCACTTTTGCTAAAGCCAGATTGCTTACAATTTGAAATTAATATAGATTATTTAGGGTTTTCCATTCCCAATAAATTTGTAGTAGGTTACGGTTTAGACTATAACGAACAAGGCAGAAACTTAGCACACATTTATCAATTAGCAGAGTAAAATAAATATGTAATATTATATAATATATATAATATTTTTAAGAATATTTTTTTATTTGCATTCATTATCATTACTAGCAAAGCGAAGAATCTCTTACTGAACTTGTTTTCAGCATCTTCCTTATTATTCGTCAATCTGAGCGTAGTTTACGAAGCAAAGATTCTCCAAAATATTTATCTTTAAAATAGTAAAAAAGCGTCTAAGAATCCAATATCTAAAAATCTTGATTCTAAAAAAAAATAATAGGTATGACAAGTTTTGGCGTAGTGTGCTTTTAACTTAGCAATAAAATTAAAGCAATGATTACACTACAACAAAAAAACAAGATTATGCAAATAGTCAATGTTTTTGAAACAGGAACACCTAAAGGTAAATATAATAGCATTAGCATTTATAAAGATGCACTAATTAATCATCAAAAAGTAGAGCAAATTACCTATGGTAGAAGTCAAACTACAGAGTTTGGTAATTTAAAAAAACTAATAGAATTATATATTTTTAACAAAGGAATATATGCTAATGAATTCAAAAGCTATTTATCTAAAAT
Above is a genomic segment from Chitinophagales bacterium containing:
- a CDS encoding LysM peptidoglycan-binding domain-containing protein; the protein is MIKYINFILFLLMFILSAKAQNLNQDVINYINQYKDIAIVEMKVYKIPASITLAQGILESAFGKSELALKSNNHFGIKCKVEWTGKTTKHDDDAPNECFRVYDSVEESYRDHSKFLAERSRYAKLFTYDIKDYKSWAYGLKEAGYATNPKYPQLLIKYIEDYNLYVFDDGNIANDNIYATKNEPQFEETINKSQQEISLIEETNKVLEVEDASTHTIIKNKIYSVNNIKAVKLQKGQSVQSIANKENISLSKLLAYNDAKSVNDFKEDDLVFLSKKKKKGKQQYYKVKAGDTPWSIAQKNGMKLKNLLKYNHIAANQYPAPNEKLYLQRKSPKQPKLTDKITVPINVPEKEMPKPEIKQEQEKIKETPKIITEKIQSKPSVMPNELLLFNIDKDYNSTKKSTTENQSTTNTIVENSKAIAEYHLVTVGDTLYSISKKYNISVEDLKTINELSSNSIDLGQILKIRK
- a CDS encoding class I SAM-dependent methyltransferase; translation: MHLVAEAIENYIDQHTSNEDEVLATLNRQTQIDVLMPQMLSGKVQGKLLTMLSMMLQPKCILEIGTFTGYATICLAKGLQKDGKLITIDVNEELEDMVKLYVEKANLSSKIEMKIGDATTIIPTINETFDLVFIDADKKNYGNYYDLVFDKVRKGGFILVDNVLWSGKVVQENKDKDTLAIDLFNKKVAADNRVEVVILSVRDGISVIRKL
- a CDS encoding biotin/lipoyl-binding protein, whose product is MEYQIQFKEQAAKKVLLEDDKIIIDDTPLAIDMVQLHEKKYHALLNNQSYNIKVVAIDTQQKTISLKVNETVYELTVKNELDALLDKMGMSVHDSDKLDDIKAPMPGLVLDIFVEVGQEIQKGDKILVLEAMKMENILKADGSGIVKSILVKQKQAVEKNQLLIEIE
- the hpt gene encoding hypoxanthine phosphoribosyltransferase, encoding MKTITVHDKQFSRFIAKKAIKQKVKDIAKQINKKYKKENPIFIIVLRGAFPFGAALVNQFKHSCQIEFVQLTSYQGMQSTQNISMQQSYKDEILKNRTIIIIEDIVDTGFTMNHFITHLKDKQCKKVYLAALLLKPDCLQFEINIDYLGFSIPNKFVVGYGLDYNEQGRNLAHIYQLAE